A genome region from Nocardiopsis exhalans includes the following:
- a CDS encoding lycopene cyclase family protein, translating into MADYDVVIIGAGAAGLTLADRMGEVNQRRESPLRVALVEPPRGPHTPPPRTWCFWEPDGGPWDRLLAARWEDLSVVGPDGAEYRSSAAPYVYKMLRSADVQAHVRATADEHVEQRELYVQRVADGTDHATLTALGPDGGRVDLTARWVFDSRPPSPVPAGRTHLLQHFRGWFVRTAEDSFDPAAAVLMDLRPPQPRHGVAFGYVLPLSTREALVEYTEFGRTALTTPEYDLALKDYCDRAGLPEVEVTATEQGRIPMTDARFATRAGRRLFRVGTAGGATRPSTGYTFSGVGRQAAAIAEALVHDRVPVPPVPHRPRHLAMDAVMLRALDSGRVSGADFFTRLFSANRFGDVLAFLDGESGLARELAMGCSTPVAAMALSTADHLWYSLSSRFSP; encoded by the coding sequence ATGGCCGACTACGACGTGGTGATCATCGGAGCCGGAGCCGCAGGGCTCACCCTGGCCGATCGCATGGGGGAGGTCAACCAACGACGCGAGTCCCCGCTGCGCGTGGCACTCGTGGAGCCTCCCCGGGGCCCCCACACGCCGCCGCCCCGGACGTGGTGTTTCTGGGAGCCGGACGGCGGCCCCTGGGACCGGCTGCTGGCCGCCCGCTGGGAGGACCTCTCGGTCGTGGGTCCGGACGGTGCCGAGTACCGCTCCTCGGCAGCGCCCTACGTCTACAAGATGCTTCGTTCGGCCGACGTCCAGGCGCACGTACGCGCCACCGCGGACGAGCACGTCGAACAGAGGGAGCTGTACGTTCAGCGGGTCGCCGACGGTACTGACCACGCCACTCTCACGGCCCTGGGGCCTGACGGCGGTCGGGTGGACCTCACCGCGCGCTGGGTGTTCGACTCGCGTCCGCCCTCTCCCGTGCCCGCGGGCCGCACCCACCTGCTCCAGCACTTTCGCGGCTGGTTCGTGCGCACGGCCGAGGACTCCTTCGACCCCGCCGCGGCGGTGCTCATGGACCTTCGCCCGCCTCAGCCCCGGCACGGGGTGGCCTTCGGCTACGTGCTCCCCCTGTCCACCCGCGAGGCTCTGGTGGAGTACACCGAGTTCGGCCGTACCGCCCTCACCACTCCCGAGTACGACCTGGCGCTCAAGGACTACTGCGACCGCGCCGGCCTGCCCGAAGTCGAGGTCACCGCGACCGAACAGGGGAGGATCCCGATGACCGACGCGCGCTTCGCGACCCGCGCCGGGCGGCGCCTGTTCAGGGTGGGCACCGCCGGGGGCGCGACGAGGCCGTCCACCGGTTACACGTTCAGCGGGGTGGGACGGCAGGCCGCGGCGATAGCCGAAGCCCTGGTGCACGATCGGGTACCGGTGCCGCCGGTCCCGCACCGCCCCCGCCACCTGGCGATGGACGCCGTCATGCTGCGGGCCCTGGACAGCGGCCGGGTGTCGGGTGCTGACTTCTTCACCCGGCTCTTCTCGGCCAACCGCTTCGGTGATGTGCTGGCGTTCCTCGACGGGGAGTCGGGGCTCGCCCGTGAACTGGCCATGGGGTGTTCCACTCCGGTCGCCGCGATGGCGCTCAGTACGGCGGACCATCTGTGGTACTCCCTGAGCTCCCGTTTCAGTCCCTGA
- a CDS encoding DUF4383 domain-containing protein — protein MELDTTRRADRRLDLVYRIGAGLTGLVLVGFGSAGLMIRLPLFDTQGEVIAGLSTNGALSFISIAIGSLLVGAAILGGKFASTVCVAVGAAFVVSGLVNLYLMSTDFNVLAFSMPNVIFSFVVGLVVMTFGMYGRFSGGLPEDNPFQRHRHPETSADEEGRETGATGEDRVRGHGANRLAGPRGTATGVPGPRSAARQDSAEESRG, from the coding sequence ATGGAACTGGACACCACACGTCGGGCGGATCGGCGCCTGGACCTCGTCTACCGCATCGGGGCCGGGCTCACCGGACTGGTGCTGGTGGGCTTCGGTAGCGCGGGGCTGATGATCAGGCTGCCGCTCTTCGACACCCAGGGCGAGGTCATCGCGGGGCTTTCCACCAACGGCGCACTGAGCTTCATCTCCATCGCCATCGGTTCCCTCCTGGTGGGGGCGGCGATTCTGGGCGGGAAGTTCGCGTCCACGGTGTGCGTCGCGGTGGGCGCGGCCTTCGTGGTCAGCGGGCTGGTGAACCTTTACCTGATGAGTACGGACTTCAACGTTCTGGCCTTCTCCATGCCCAACGTGATCTTCAGCTTCGTGGTCGGCCTCGTGGTCATGACCTTCGGCATGTACGGCCGGTTCAGCGGAGGCCTGCCGGAGGACAACCCCTTCCAGAGGCACCGCCACCCCGAGACCTCCGCCGACGAGGAGGGGCGGGAGACCGGTGCGACGGGGGAGGACCGCGTTCGGGGCCACGGGGCGAACCGGCTCGCGGGCCCGCGGGGTACGGCCACCGGTGTCCCCGGTCCGCGCTCCGCGGCGCGGCAGGACAGCGCCGAGGAGTCCCGGGGATGA
- a CDS encoding NRAMP family divalent metal transporter has product MGDKPPAPAPAPVRPRFGRVALSSGLLGAMFLMATSAVGPGFITQTTTFTAQLGAAFAFAILVSILVDIAVQLNIWRVIGVSNTRAQDLANKVLPGAGYLLAVLIVFGGLVFNIGNIAGTGLGLDAMIGLDPRVGAVLSAVVAIVILAVKSLGVALDRILVVLGVLMIALTAYVAFVSNPPVGEALRQSVLPEAASSDLFLATITIIGGTVGGYITYAGAHRLIEQGRGGRENIAAITQTSVTGIIVTGIMRVLLFLAILGVVSGGVAIMDSPNPSAEAFYQAAGEVGMRLFGMIMWAAAVSSVIGASYTSVSFVTTFSPWLERHKGKLVTGFIGISLAIYLISGQAPVTLLVMAGALNGVILPVGLGLLLWVAARHSRTLLDGYRYPRWLIVIGVAAWLLTAYMAVNSLSGIAALWQ; this is encoded by the coding sequence ATGGGCGACAAGCCCCCCGCACCCGCTCCCGCGCCGGTACGCCCCCGATTCGGCCGCGTAGCCCTGAGCAGCGGTCTCCTCGGCGCCATGTTCCTGATGGCCACCAGCGCCGTCGGCCCCGGATTCATCACCCAGACCACGACCTTCACCGCACAGCTCGGAGCCGCGTTCGCCTTCGCGATCCTGGTCTCGATCCTGGTCGACATCGCCGTGCAGCTGAACATCTGGCGGGTCATCGGCGTCTCGAACACGCGCGCCCAGGACCTGGCCAACAAGGTGCTACCCGGGGCCGGTTACCTGCTCGCCGTCCTCATCGTCTTCGGCGGCCTGGTCTTCAACATCGGCAACATCGCCGGCACGGGCCTGGGCCTCGACGCCATGATCGGCCTCGACCCGCGTGTCGGCGCGGTCCTCTCGGCCGTGGTCGCGATCGTCATCCTGGCCGTCAAGAGCCTGGGAGTGGCCCTGGACCGCATACTCGTGGTCCTCGGCGTGCTCATGATCGCCCTCACCGCCTACGTGGCCTTCGTGTCGAACCCGCCGGTGGGCGAGGCCCTGCGCCAGTCCGTGCTGCCCGAGGCGGCCAGCAGCGACCTCTTCCTCGCCACCATCACCATCATCGGCGGCACCGTCGGCGGCTACATCACCTACGCGGGCGCCCACCGCCTCATCGAGCAGGGCAGGGGCGGCCGCGAGAACATCGCCGCCATCACCCAGACCTCCGTCACCGGCATCATCGTCACCGGCATCATGCGGGTTCTCCTCTTCCTCGCGATCCTCGGCGTGGTCTCGGGAGGCGTAGCGATCATGGACTCGCCCAACCCTTCGGCCGAAGCCTTCTACCAGGCCGCCGGAGAGGTCGGCATGCGCCTGTTCGGCATGATCATGTGGGCGGCCGCGGTCAGCTCCGTGATCGGCGCCTCCTACACCTCCGTCTCCTTCGTCACCACGTTCTCCCCGTGGCTGGAACGCCACAAGGGCAAGCTGGTCACCGGCTTCATCGGGATCTCCCTGGCGATCTACCTGATCTCCGGCCAGGCCCCCGTCACACTGCTGGTCATGGCGGGCGCCCTCAACGGTGTGATCCTTCCGGTCGGCCTGGGCCTGCTCCTGTGGGTGGCCGCACGCCACTCCCGCACCCTGCTCGACGGCTACCGCTACCCGCGCTGGCTGATCGTCATCGGCGTCGCGGCGTGGCTGCTCACCGCCTACATGGCGGTCAACTCCCTGAGCGGTATCGCCGCCCTCTGGCAGTAG
- a CDS encoding GntR family transcriptional regulator translates to MTATEDHIDRLPAPALARPTSQAERVADLLRTFVIDGALAPGVRLSEEKLSRKYQVSRNTLREAFRLLSRERLLVHHMHRGVFVNRPTSEDVRDLFNARRSLELPAVRGASDAPAELVRAVGAAVDEGERARAEEDWWRMGSANMRFHEALAALARSERINEFMRQVLAETRLVFHVMAAPREFHDPYLKWNRRIHLALVEGHAETAAAELTEYLDTSEDQLVTAFIELERGSRT, encoded by the coding sequence GTGACGGCGACCGAGGACCACATCGACCGGCTGCCCGCGCCCGCCCTGGCGCGGCCCACCAGCCAGGCCGAACGCGTCGCCGACCTGCTGCGCACCTTCGTCATCGACGGTGCGCTGGCCCCCGGCGTGCGCCTGTCCGAGGAGAAGCTCAGCCGCAAGTACCAGGTCTCCCGGAACACGCTGCGCGAGGCCTTCCGGCTCCTGAGCCGTGAGCGCCTGCTCGTGCACCACATGCACCGGGGGGTGTTCGTCAACCGCCCCACCAGCGAAGACGTTCGCGATCTGTTCAATGCGCGCAGGTCCCTGGAACTTCCCGCCGTGCGCGGGGCGAGCGACGCCCCGGCGGAACTGGTGCGTGCCGTGGGCGCCGCCGTCGACGAGGGCGAGCGGGCCCGGGCCGAGGAGGACTGGTGGCGGATGGGCAGCGCGAACATGCGCTTCCACGAGGCGCTCGCCGCCCTGGCGCGGAGCGAGCGGATCAACGAGTTCATGAGGCAGGTGCTGGCCGAGACCCGGCTGGTGTTCCACGTGATGGCCGCGCCCCGTGAGTTCCACGACCCCTACCTCAAGTGGAACCGGCGCATCCACCTGGCGCTGGTCGAGGGGCATGCCGAGACCGCGGCCGCCGAACTCACCGAGTACCTGGACACCTCGGAGGACCAGCTGGTCACCGCGTTCATCGAGCTGGAGCGGGGTTCCCGCACCTGA
- a CDS encoding SDR family oxidoreductase produces MSAATGRLALVTGASGYIGGRLVPELLAAGYRVRCLARTPDKLRDHPWRDRVEVVRGDVVSGEGLLEALSGVDVAYYLVHSMGGGRDFVNTDAEGARRFAEAAGEAAAGRVVYLGGLAPEHVELSEHMASREEVGRILLEAPVPAVVLRAAVILGSGSASFEMLRHLTERLPAMTTPRWVRSRVQPIAVRDVLRLLVRADELPEETNRTFDIGGPEILSYAQMIQRFAAVAGLVRRLILPVPVLSPGLSSLWVGLITPVPPSVARPLVESLRHDSVTDEDDLARLLDDHERIGFDEAVSLALRRIDEDRVDTRWSSAAWPSAPSDPLPTDPDWAGGSLYTDRRARHVDAAPSELWRVIEGIGGERGWYSWPLAWAARGWIDLAVGGVGLRRGRRDPERLRVGDSLDFWRVEEVVPGELLRLRAEMRLPGLAWLELRVGSQDGRTVYCQQALFHPRGLLGHLYWKAVTPFHGIVFGSMADNIADRAADTVEPAVRT; encoded by the coding sequence ATGAGTGCTGCCACGGGGCGGCTCGCCCTGGTGACGGGGGCCAGCGGCTACATCGGCGGTCGTCTGGTCCCGGAGCTGCTGGCCGCCGGGTACAGGGTCCGCTGCCTGGCCCGGACCCCGGACAAACTACGTGATCACCCCTGGCGGGACCGCGTCGAGGTGGTCCGGGGCGACGTGGTCTCCGGGGAGGGCCTGCTGGAGGCACTGTCCGGTGTGGACGTGGCCTACTACCTGGTCCACTCCATGGGCGGCGGCCGCGACTTCGTCAACACGGACGCCGAAGGCGCGAGGCGGTTCGCCGAAGCGGCGGGGGAGGCCGCGGCCGGACGCGTCGTCTACCTCGGGGGACTGGCGCCGGAGCACGTCGAACTGTCAGAGCACATGGCCTCGCGGGAGGAGGTCGGGCGGATCCTGCTGGAGGCGCCGGTGCCCGCCGTGGTGCTGCGCGCCGCTGTCATCCTCGGGTCCGGGTCGGCGTCCTTCGAGATGCTGCGGCACCTGACGGAGCGCCTTCCAGCGATGACCACGCCCCGGTGGGTGCGCAGCCGGGTGCAGCCCATCGCCGTTCGGGACGTGCTGCGTCTGCTCGTACGCGCGGACGAACTGCCGGAGGAGACCAACCGGACCTTCGACATCGGCGGACCCGAGATCCTCAGCTACGCGCAGATGATCCAGAGGTTCGCCGCCGTGGCGGGGCTGGTCCGCCGGCTGATCCTTCCGGTACCGGTTCTGTCCCCGGGGCTGTCGAGCCTGTGGGTCGGCCTCATCACGCCGGTGCCGCCGTCGGTGGCCCGGCCGCTGGTGGAGTCGTTGCGGCACGACTCGGTGACGGACGAGGACGATCTCGCCCGGCTGCTCGACGACCACGAGCGGATCGGGTTCGACGAGGCGGTGAGTCTGGCTCTGCGGCGGATCGACGAGGACCGGGTGGACACGCGCTGGTCCTCCGCCGCATGGCCCAGTGCACCGTCCGATCCGCTGCCCACCGACCCCGACTGGGCCGGGGGCAGCCTGTACACCGACCGCCGGGCGCGTCACGTGGACGCCGCCCCGTCGGAGCTGTGGCGGGTCATCGAGGGCATCGGCGGTGAACGCGGTTGGTACTCGTGGCCGCTCGCCTGGGCCGCGCGCGGCTGGATCGACCTCGCGGTGGGCGGGGTGGGCCTCAGGCGCGGCCGCCGCGATCCCGAGCGCCTGCGGGTGGGGGACTCGTTGGACTTCTGGCGGGTCGAGGAGGTCGTCCCCGGCGAACTCCTGCGGCTGCGAGCCGAGATGCGCCTGCCGGGCCTGGCCTGGCTGGAGCTGCGCGTGGGGAGCCAGGACGGGCGCACGGTGTACTGCCAGCAGGCTCTGTTCCATCCGCGCGGTCTGCTGGGGCACCTGTACTGGAAGGCGGTCACGCCCTTCCACGGGATCGTTTTCGGGTCGATGGCCGACAACATCGCCGACCGGGCGGCGGACACCGTCGAACCGGCCGTACGCACCTGA
- a CDS encoding MerR family transcriptional regulator: MMDALSPGATARLLGIAPTTLRSWDRRYGVGPRERSPGGHRRYSPTDVARLRELCRLVGEGMPAAEAARQVLTARTAAPPMLPEPRSEVRAAALGTASPTLQGLTRAAMRMDSDLVESLLQKAVARYGTVLAWEDLAMPLLYGMGRKWEETQRHIEVEHLLSWCVSSVLRRVPGPTPLSGGRDRPVVLACVPHEMHSLPVEALAAALREAGLAHRVLGPCTPTEATVRAVRRVGPRAVVLWCHTSSAHDSETLVTTARSTVSAPERTALYTAGPGWREAGSSLRFADGHLGSLSEAVSVLSAVRD, encoded by the coding sequence ATGATGGACGCACTCAGCCCGGGGGCCACGGCACGGCTGCTCGGGATAGCACCGACCACCCTGCGCAGCTGGGACCGGCGCTACGGGGTCGGCCCTCGGGAACGCAGCCCGGGAGGGCACCGGCGTTACTCCCCCACCGATGTCGCCCGGCTCCGGGAGCTGTGCCGTCTGGTCGGCGAGGGCATGCCCGCGGCCGAGGCCGCGCGCCAGGTCCTGACCGCGCGCACCGCCGCACCGCCGATGCTCCCGGAGCCGCGAAGCGAAGTGCGGGCCGCGGCGCTGGGAACCGCCTCCCCCACGCTCCAGGGGCTGACCAGAGCCGCCATGCGGATGGATTCCGACCTCGTCGAAAGCCTTCTGCAGAAAGCCGTGGCACGTTACGGGACCGTCCTGGCCTGGGAGGACCTGGCGATGCCGCTGCTGTACGGGATGGGGCGCAAATGGGAGGAGACACAACGCCACATCGAGGTGGAGCACCTCCTCTCGTGGTGTGTGTCCTCGGTCCTGCGCCGCGTGCCCGGGCCGACTCCGCTGTCCGGCGGCCGGGACCGGCCGGTCGTCCTGGCCTGCGTACCGCACGAGATGCACAGCCTGCCGGTGGAGGCGTTGGCCGCCGCTCTGCGCGAAGCAGGGCTGGCACACCGCGTCCTGGGACCCTGCACCCCCACCGAGGCGACGGTGCGCGCCGTACGCCGGGTGGGCCCGCGCGCGGTGGTCCTGTGGTGTCACACCAGCAGCGCGCACGACTCCGAGACCCTGGTGACGACCGCGCGCAGCACGGTTTCCGCGCCTGAGCGCACAGCTCTCTACACGGCCGGGCCGGGTTGGCGGGAGGCGGGCTCCTCACTTCGGTTCGCGGACGGGCACCTCGGTTCCCTCTCCGAGGCCGTGTCCGTCCTGTCCGCCGTCAGGGACTGA
- a CDS encoding MMPL family transporter, which produces MRERHEPPPRRSRWWVGAALLVSLIWLLGAGPLGAFLGKLGEVQTNDPGAFLPVGAESTEAAELAGDFDRGDTVPAIVVLSADRELTDTDLADAGALAERIGAEPWATSQVIGPIPGTEDPSVAQLVVPIGERFDTGDSVAELRALLADDPLPGIQAQVTGPAGYAADLVAAFGGIDSTLLVVAVVAVLVILIAVYRSPLLPVLVIVASLLALGLSGALVYAAADTGLVSLNGQSQGILFILVVGACTDYALLLVARYREELAARERVPEAVLAAVRGVTGPVLASGGTVILGLLCLLAADLASTRSLGPVVAIGVAAAMLSAMTFLPAALALCGRAAFWPAAPHHTRHEEGQSTDQVLRQHPFWGRVSAAVARRPRAYWLGTTALLIAAAVFAPQFSAQGTGQAEIFRTQVEAVDGQETLTRGFGAESSAAPALVVADEAYLDEVVAAAEGLPDVDGAAPVTEPGPPAGQAPGEDPAPLVEDGRVLVEVVLAADPESPEAVAAVRGLRAELGSIEGANALVGGVSATDLDTLETAQRDFVVVVPLVLVVVFLVLIPLLRSLVAPLLLMAANVLSFAAALGVGTLVFDHVLGLPGADPVVPLFAFVFLVALGIDYSIFLMSRAREETLTRGHREGVLRALTVTGGVITSAGVVLAATFAALAVIPLLFLLQLAFLVAFGVLVDALLVRTLLIPALSLDVGPRLWWPGRAARTGDGPRPDSVSASPPLIATAATTTRPEAPGRPD; this is translated from the coding sequence GTGAGGGAACGACACGAGCCGCCACCCAGACGATCACGCTGGTGGGTCGGCGCGGCTCTGCTGGTCAGCCTCATCTGGCTGCTCGGTGCGGGCCCTCTGGGGGCGTTCCTCGGCAAGCTCGGGGAAGTCCAGACCAACGACCCCGGCGCGTTCCTGCCCGTCGGAGCCGAGTCCACCGAAGCCGCGGAACTCGCCGGGGACTTCGACCGGGGCGACACCGTCCCCGCGATCGTGGTCCTGTCCGCCGACCGCGAGCTCACCGACACCGACCTCGCCGACGCGGGCGCCCTGGCCGAGCGGATCGGTGCCGAGCCCTGGGCCACCAGTCAGGTCATCGGCCCGATCCCGGGCACCGAGGACCCCTCCGTCGCCCAGCTCGTCGTCCCGATCGGTGAACGCTTCGACACCGGCGACTCCGTGGCCGAACTGCGCGCACTCCTGGCCGATGACCCCCTGCCCGGAATCCAGGCCCAGGTCACCGGGCCCGCCGGGTACGCGGCCGACCTCGTGGCGGCCTTCGGTGGCATCGACTCCACCCTGCTGGTCGTCGCGGTCGTCGCGGTCCTGGTCATCCTGATCGCGGTCTACCGCTCACCCCTGCTGCCGGTCCTGGTGATCGTCGCCTCCCTGTTGGCCCTGGGACTCTCCGGGGCACTGGTCTACGCCGCCGCCGACACCGGTCTGGTCAGCCTCAACGGCCAGAGCCAGGGCATCCTGTTCATCCTGGTCGTGGGCGCCTGCACCGACTACGCGCTGCTTCTCGTCGCCCGCTACCGGGAGGAACTGGCCGCCCGCGAGCGCGTGCCCGAAGCGGTCCTCGCCGCGGTCCGGGGCGTCACCGGACCCGTCCTCGCCTCCGGCGGAACCGTCATCCTCGGCCTGCTCTGCCTGCTCGCCGCCGACCTCGCCTCCACCCGCAGCCTCGGCCCCGTGGTCGCCATCGGGGTGGCCGCCGCGATGCTCTCCGCGATGACCTTCCTGCCCGCCGCCCTCGCCCTGTGCGGTCGGGCCGCCTTCTGGCCCGCCGCCCCGCACCACACCCGCCACGAGGAGGGCCAGAGCACCGACCAGGTTCTGCGGCAGCACCCCTTCTGGGGCCGCGTCTCCGCCGCGGTCGCCCGCCGTCCGCGCGCCTACTGGCTGGGCACCACCGCCCTGCTGATCGCCGCGGCCGTGTTCGCGCCCCAGTTCAGCGCGCAGGGCACCGGACAGGCGGAGATCTTCCGCACCCAGGTCGAGGCGGTGGACGGCCAGGAAACACTCACCCGCGGATTCGGCGCCGAGTCCAGCGCCGCGCCCGCGCTCGTGGTGGCCGACGAGGCGTACCTGGACGAGGTGGTGGCCGCCGCCGAGGGCCTGCCCGACGTCGACGGGGCCGCCCCGGTCACCGAACCCGGGCCGCCCGCGGGCCAGGCCCCCGGCGAGGACCCCGCGCCCCTGGTGGAGGACGGCCGCGTCCTGGTCGAAGTGGTGCTGGCCGCCGACCCCGAATCCCCCGAGGCGGTGGCGGCCGTGCGCGGACTGCGCGCCGAGCTGGGTTCGATCGAGGGGGCGAACGCCCTGGTGGGCGGGGTCAGCGCCACCGACCTCGACACCCTGGAGACCGCGCAACGGGACTTCGTCGTGGTCGTGCCACTGGTGCTGGTGGTCGTCTTCCTGGTCCTGATCCCGCTGTTGCGGTCGCTGGTGGCCCCACTGCTCCTGATGGCCGCCAACGTACTCTCGTTCGCCGCCGCCCTGGGGGTGGGCACTCTGGTGTTCGACCACGTCCTCGGCCTGCCCGGGGCCGACCCGGTGGTGCCGCTGTTCGCCTTCGTGTTCCTGGTGGCGCTGGGGATCGACTACAGCATCTTCCTGATGTCCCGGGCCCGTGAGGAGACCCTCACCCGCGGACACCGCGAAGGTGTCCTGCGGGCGCTGACGGTGACCGGAGGAGTGATCACCTCAGCCGGGGTGGTGCTGGCCGCGACCTTCGCCGCGCTCGCCGTGATCCCGCTGCTCTTCCTGCTGCAACTGGCGTTCCTGGTGGCCTTCGGGGTGCTGGTGGACGCGCTGCTGGTACGGACGCTGCTCATCCCCGCCCTGTCCCTGGACGTGGGGCCGCGCCTGTGGTGGCCGGGCCGGGCGGCCCGAACCGGTGACGGGCCCCGGCCCGACTCCGTATCCGCGTCCCCGCCGCTGATCGCTACCGCCGCTACAACAACTCGCCCGGAAGCTCCCGGTAGGCCTGACTGA
- a CDS encoding aminotransferase class IV family protein has protein sequence MELNGRPVSTGELAGLALYGYGHFTTMLVTDLRVRGLDLHVERLSRDCATLFGTELDIPRVRELARRSARAHPSPAVVRVTVYDPALDLGRPSARSLPQILVTTRSAPGAVPPPIHLGTRLFSRDTPMVKGTGLFGAIRQRRAAQLDGFDDALFTGVDGRVSEGPTWNIGFLDGSGLVWPQAPCLPGVTMRLVDQAAESLGVPVSTRPLAAVAATRTAGAFVTNAVTGVRPVGSIDGVSLPRPDLLRKISQAYRELPGELL, from the coding sequence ATGGAACTGAACGGACGCCCCGTCAGCACGGGAGAACTCGCCGGTCTCGCCCTGTACGGCTACGGGCATTTCACGACCATGCTGGTCACGGACCTACGCGTGCGCGGTCTGGATCTGCACGTGGAGCGCCTGAGCCGGGACTGCGCGACCCTCTTCGGCACCGAACTCGACATCCCGCGCGTGCGCGAACTCGCACGCCGCTCAGCGCGTGCGCACCCCTCGCCCGCCGTGGTCCGGGTGACCGTCTACGACCCCGCCCTGGACCTGGGCCGCCCCAGTGCCCGGTCCCTGCCCCAGATCCTGGTGACGACCCGTTCGGCCCCGGGGGCCGTCCCGCCGCCGATCCACCTCGGTACCCGCCTGTTCTCACGGGACACCCCGATGGTCAAGGGCACCGGACTGTTCGGAGCGATCAGGCAACGGCGCGCGGCGCAGTTGGACGGGTTCGACGACGCCCTGTTCACGGGTGTGGACGGCCGTGTCTCCGAGGGCCCCACCTGGAACATCGGCTTCCTGGACGGGTCCGGGCTGGTCTGGCCGCAGGCCCCCTGCCTGCCCGGGGTGACGATGCGGCTGGTCGACCAGGCAGCCGAGTCGCTCGGGGTCCCGGTCTCCACCCGCCCCCTGGCGGCCGTGGCGGCCACCCGGACCGCGGGGGCCTTCGTCACCAACGCCGTCACCGGGGTCCGGCCGGTGGGCTCGATCGACGGGGTGAGCCTCCCCCGGCCGGACCTGCTCCGCAAGATCAGTCAGGCCTACCGGGAGCTTCCGGGCGAGTTGTTGTAG